From the Candidatus Delongbacteria bacterium genome, the window CTTGCGGGTGGGCGGTCTGCCCGTCTGGGCGGCGGGGGATTGCGCCTGCCGCGAACCGGCGGTGCCCGCGCGGGCGGGGGAGTCCGCGCGGGTCTGGAATCCCCAGGCCCGCGAGGCGCTGACGGGCGGCCGGGTGGCCGGCTGGAACGCCGCCGCGGGGGCCGACGAGCGCCAAGCGACCCCGGGGACGCTGACCCAGGTGCTGCGCTGCTTCGGGTTGGAACTGGCGCGCTGCGGACGCTTGAGCGAACCGGATGAGGTCGCGGCGGCGCCCGCCGTCGTGGACATCCCGCCGGTGAGCGGACTGCTGGGCCTGGGGATGGCCCGCGCGGCCCGTCCAAGCGCGGCCGCACCGGCCGCCGTGAGGCGTTCCCGGGCGGCGGGCCAAACGCTTGGCCATGCTCTGCCCGGCGCCGGACGGTTGGAGGTCTGGCTGGAGGCGGAACCGGACGGCCGCCTGCGCGGCGGCGCGATTCTCTCGGAAGGTTGCGGCGGGGCCCTGCGCATCAATCCGCTGGCCGCCCTGCTGCAGCGGGCCGGCACGGCGGCGGAGCTGGCCGCGCTGGACCTGGCCTACAGCCCGCCCTTCGGACCGCTGGCCGATCCGCTGCTGCGCGCGGCGGAGCACCTGTCCCAGCCGTCCGCGGCCCCGCTTCCCTAGCCCCAGAGACTCCCGGTGGCGGGAGTGGGGGGACGACCGGGCCGCACGATTCCTCAATCCTCAGAATCGAATCCCCAGCAGCAACGGCTCCACGTGGAAGAGGACTTTGCTGCCCTGGAGGTTGTGGCCGGCCAGGTCAGGCGGTTCCGGACCGCCATACATGCCGGCCATGACGGCGAAGGAGGCGAAGAAGCGGCCGCTGGAAAACTCAATGCCTGAGCCCACGAATCCGCCAAATCGGTTGAGCTGCACCCGCCGGTGGTCGTCCTGGAGGCGGCCCGCTTCCCACGTGCGGCGCACGCCGGCCAGCAGATAGCCCTTCCTGTTCGAACCCGGCGTATACCACTGAACCCGCACATCGGTGAGGAGTACTTGGAAGTCCTGATCCTTTATGCTCCGCCAGTAGACAGGCAGGGCAAGCCCCCAGGCAGACCTGGGCGGATGCCAGGTGGGCAGCACCTGAATCACCAGTGGATCATCGCCATGCGTACCCCCCCGCTCAAACCAACCTGAGCCACCTGAGCCCGAGGGATTGTCAAGGGAGCGGAGCACTGGTTGGAAGGCCAATTCCCACGGATTCAGGGCCAGGGAAAAGCTGCGTGCGGCCACGGGTTGCGTCGCGGCCGGAGTCGGCTCAGTGGCAGCGGCCAGTCCGGCCAGGAGCACCAGCAGGCTTGCGCCGCATCGGAGGCGGAACCAGGGCGCCATCGGATCCTCCCGCTTCGGCTTCGGTTGGCGACTTCGGGTCAGAAGATCAGGCCGAACTTGAAGAACTCGGCGTCCAGCAGGTAATCCTCGCCCATCAAGCGCTGGTCCCGGATCTCCGTGGAGCTGCCGCCGAAATAGCGGCCGAAGGCCACGTTGCAGTTCCAGTAGAAGCGCTTGGAATGGGCGCGGAAGCCCACGCCGCCGTAGACGCCGCTCTTCGAGAAGCTCGTGTGCCGTCCCTCGACCAGGGTGAAGTCCTCGAGGTACCGGTCTTCCGCGCGGCCGGAGAGCCAGGCCTGACGCAGGCCTCCCAGCCAGTAGAACCCGGCGCGCTTGGGGCTGAAATAGTAGCGGCCCTGCAGGTCCACCAGGGTGCCGCGGAACTCTGAGTCCTCGTTCACGGTGCGGATCCAGATCGGGACCACCAGTTCCAGCTGGCTGTGCGGCGGGAACCAGAACAGCGAGGCGCTGATCATGCGGGTCTCGTCCACTGTGGCGGCGATGGCCAGGGGCAGGTTGAAGGCGAAACCCAGCGCCCCGTCGGGGAAGGGATCCTGCGGCACCACCTCGCGCTCGATGCGGGCCTGGCCTTCCAAGAGGCGCTGCTGCTTGGCCAAGAGCGAGTCCAGTTGTCCCCGGGTTTCTTGGACCTGCCGATCGAGCAGCTCCTGCTGTTTCACCAGCAGTGTGTCGAGCTTGTCGTCCGCTGTGGGCGCCTGGGCCCTGGCGCCAAGGCTCCAGCCGAGCAGGGCGAGCAGGAGCCAACCGCTCCACCCCGGCGCGGGGAGCGGGTTCCGGGTGCATTGGGTCGTGCGCATGCTGCCTCCAGTCTTGCAGGTCCGGGGAATCACTTCTGCTTCATCCAGGCCCGCCAGCCCGTGGCCCGGGGCAGGGGCAGGTTGGGCAGGGCCCGGCTCTCGGACACCGGCTCGATGACGTAGAACAGCTCCGGATCCAGGTCCTTGGCCTTGGCGATGATCTCGGGCAGACCCTTGCGCTCGCAAAGGAAATAGATCATCAGCCGCTCGCCGTCCCGGCCCTCGCCGCGGAAAGTGGTCACGGGCTGGCCGGACTCGCGCAGCGCGGCGGCGATCTCGCTGCCCCGGGACTGGGAGATCAGCCGCACCACGCGCTTGCCCATGGCCAGCCGCCGCTCCACCAGGATGCCCACCGCGTTGCCCGTGGCGAAGCCGCCGGCGTACATCAGCAGGACGAAGGGGCTCTCGGCCACGGTCTGGATGACCTGGCTGATGGCGAAGACCCAGATCAGCACCTCCAGGAAACCCAGCACCACGGAGATGCGGATGTGCCCGGCCACCACGGCCAGGGTGCGCACCGTGCCCATGGAGACATCCACGATGCGCAGGCAGAAGATCAGCAGCCCCAGCTGCCAGGACGGAAGGTCGGCCAGGAATTCCACGAGTTCTCCAACAGGGATTGAACCGGCATTCGCCCCAATATAGGCCGCGGCCCCCGGCTCCCGTGCTACCTTGTGGCGCTGCAAAAAACCCGTCTCCGCAGAAAGGACGCCGCATGTTCATCGACGAAGCCCGCCAACTCGTGGAGGCCCACGGCGCCGTCCGGCAGCCGCTGCTGGAGGCCTGGCAGGAGACGCGCCTGCGCTTCCTGGCCGGACGCCTGGACGCCCCCGCCATGCTGCGGGCCCAGTCCGCCCTGCGCGGCGCGGACGCGGATCCCGTCCTGCTGGACCAGGTCCAGGAGGCCCTGCTCAGCCCGCTGGAGGATCCCGGCCTGGAGGCGCGCCTGTTGGCGCTGTTCCAGGAGCTGGCCGAGGGCCAGGGGGACAAGGCCCTGCGCCTGCGCCAGGACGAACTGCAGCTCGGGATTGAGGAACGCTGGCTCAGGCAGCGGCCGCTGGTGTTCGGCAAGGCCCTGCCGCGCCGCGACCTGCGGCGCGTGCTGGCGGAGTCCCGCCTGGCGGAGGAACGCGCCCCGGCCTGGGAGGCCCTCACGGCGCCCGGTCCCGCGGGAGCGGAAGAACTGCTGGAGTGGCTGCGGCTGGAGGACGAGGCGGCCCGGGCCGGGGGCTGGTCCGGCGCGCTGGAGCGCCGCGCGCTGCGGCTGGGTCTGGACTCCGGTCGTCCCGAACGCTGGCTGGACGAGTTGCGCGCCCGGCTGGGTCCGGCCATCCTGGCCGCGGCCGAGTCCCGGCGCGGCGCGGACCCCGAGGCCACGGCCCTGCGGCGGGGGGCCCTCTATTCGGCGGGAGCGCCTGGTCAGGACGGCCTGCCGCCGGGCGGATTCCTGCGCACCTTGGCGCGCAAACCGCCGCTGGACCTCCTCCAGGAGGTGGCCGAGTTGCTGGGACTGGAGATCGGCGCCCAGCTGCAGCCCTGGGTGACCGAGGCCGAGCAACTGCCGGAGCTGCTCCAGGGCCTGGTGTCCGGGCCCGAGGGCCGCTGGCCCGTGGTTCTGCTGGATCTGCGCGCCGATCCCTGGGGAGCCCGGCGGGCCCTGCACGGACTGGGCGAGTCCCTGGCCCGCCAGGCCACGGCGGTCAGCCTGCGGGAGCGCGGCGAGGAGCCGGGACCGGCCTGCGCTCAGCGCGCGCTGCAGTCCTTCACCCTGGGCCGCCTGCTGGCCGACCTGCCCGGGAACCCCGAGTGCGCCGGCCGGCTGCTGGAGGACCTGGAGCCGGGCTGGGAGGCCTGGTGGCGCGAGCAGGCCCTGCTGGAGCTGGGCGAGGAGCTGCTGCGCGTGGACTGGCTGGCGCGGATTCCGGCCACTGTCCGCGAAGCGGGCGGACTCTGGCTGCGCCTGCGCCGGGAGTGGCTGGGCCTGCCCGAGCGGGTGGAGGAGGCGGACCTGTGGACGGTGGATCCCGGCTTGGGCCTGCGGGCGGGCGAGTCCCTGCCCCGGCTGGCGGCGCGCCTCTTGGCGGCCGGACTGCGGGCGCGCTGGCGGGACGTCGGCCCGGCGGCGTCGCCGGAGTGGGGCGGCCTGCTGCTGGAGAGCCTGACGGAGCCCGACGACCCGGAGCTGTGGGAGGAGAGCGCCGACCGCCTGCTGGAGGCGCTGGATCCCGCGGCCCTGGCGGCCGAGCTGACGGCGTAGCCTCGCAGTGCCGCCACTTGGCCCGGGACTTGCCCTGTCCAGGCCGTTCGCGCGAAACCCGGGAAAACTCCGGGGGCGCCTGACAGTCTGACAGCCCGGCGGCCGCATTCTGCCCGATGGTGGCAGCCGCTGGCAGGAGAGAGCGCATGTTGTCCCTTGATCGACTGACCCATCGCACCCAGCAGAGCCTGGAGCAGGCCGTGCGCCTGGCCGAAGGGCTGGGCCACCAGCAGGTGGAGGGCGACCACTTCCTGCGCGTGCTGGCCGAGGATCCGGAGAGCGTGCTGACCACGGCCCTGAAGAAGCTGGGGCTGCCCGTCCAGGGCGTGCTGGCGGCGCTGGACGAGCGGGTGGCCCGCCATCCCCGGGTGAGCGGCGCCGGCCAGGTCCACCTGTCGCGGCCCTTCGTCCAGCTGCTGGGCGAGGCCAAACTGCAGGCCGACAAGCTGGGCGACGAGTACGTGGCGGCCGAACACATCCTGCTGGCCCAGCTGGAGGAGGCCGGCCGCAGTCGCGCGGATCACGGCGCGGGCTGGCTGCGCGGCCGGGGCCTGGACGAGAACACGCTGCTCAAGCTGCTGAAGGAGATCCGCGGCCATCAGAGCGTCAACGATCCCGACGCCGAGACGCGCTACCAGGCGCTGGAGCGCTTCGCCGTGGACCTGGTGGAACAGGCGCGCAAGGGCCGGCTGGATCCGGTGATCGGCCGCGACGAGGAGATCCGCCGCGTGCTGCAGGTCCTGTCCCGGCGCACCAAGAACAATCCCGTGCTGATCGGCGAACCCGGCGTGGGCAAGACGGCCATCGTGGAGGGCCTGGCCCTGCGCATCAAGGACGGCGACGTGCCCGAGCCCATGAAGAGCCAGCGCATCCTGGCGCTGGACATGGGCGCGCTGGTGGCGGGGGCCAAGTTCCGCGGCGAGTTCGAGGATCGGCTGAAGGCCGTGCTGAAGGAGGTGACCCACTCCGAGGGCCGGATCATCCTGTTCATCGACGAGCTGCACACGGTGATCGGCGCGGGCGCGGCCGAGGGCTCCATGGACGCGGCCAACTTGCTCAAGCCGCTGCTGGCGCGCGGCGAACTGCGCTGCATCGGCGCCACCACCACGGCCGAGTACCGCAAGCACATCGAGAAAGACGCGGCCCTGGAGCGGCGCTTTCAGCCCGTGCAGGTGGGCGAGCCCGACGCGGAGAGCACCATCAGCATCCTGCGCGGCCTGAAGGAGCGCTACGAGCTGCACCACGGCATTCGCATCAAGGACGCGGCGCTGGTGGCGGCGGCGGAGTTGTCCGCGCGCTACATCCCGGACCGCTTCCTGCCCGACAAGGCCATCGACCTGGTGGACGAGGCTGCCAGCCGGCTGCGGATCCAAATCGACAGCCTGCCCGAGGAGCTGGACGAGTACGAGCGCCGCCTGCGCCAGCTGGAGGTGGAGTCCCGGGCCCTGCGGCTGGAGGACGATCCCCCCAGCCGGGAGCGCCTGGTGGGCGTGGAGAAGGAGCTGGCGGACATCCGCGCCGTCAGCGCGGGTCTGCGCTCCCAGTGGCAGCAGGAGAAGAAGCTGATCCAGCGCCTGCGCGCCACCAAGGAGGAGATCGAGCGCACGCGCCACGAACTGGACGAGGCCGAGCGCAAAGGCGACTTCGACCTGGCGGCCCGGCTGACTCACGGCACGCTGCGCCAGTTGGAACTGGAGCGGGCGGCCCGGGAGAAGGAGCTGGACGAGACGCGCCAGCCCCACGCCATCCTGCGCGAGGAGGTGGGCGCCGAGGACATCGCCGAGGTGGTTTCGCGCTGGACGGGCATCCCCGTCACCCGGCTGGTGGAGGGCGAGCGCGAGCGCCTGCTGCACCTGGAAGACCGGCTGCGCCTGCGCGTGGTGGGCCAGGATCACGCCCTGGAGGCCGTGGCCGCGGCCATCCGCCGCAGCCGCAGCGGCCTGTCCGATCCCAACCGCCCGCTGGGCTCCTTCCTCTTCCTGGGTTCCACCGGCGTGGGCAAGACCGAGCTGGCCAAGGCGCTGGCGGACGCCCTGTTCAACGACGAGCGCACCCTGCTGCGCTTCGACATGAGCGAGTACATGGAGAAGCACTCGGTCAGCCGGCTGATCGGCGCGCCGCCCGGCTACGTGGGCCACGAGGAGGGCGGGCAGCTGACGGAGGCCCTGCGCCGGCATCCGTGGTCCGTGCTGCTCTTCGACGAGATCGAGAAGGCCCACCCGGACGTGCTGAACCTGCTGCTGCAGCTGCTGGACGACGGGCGCCTGACGGACAGCAAGGGCCGCGTGGTGCGGGGGCGGGACTGCGTGGTGATCCTCACCACCAACCTGGGCAGCGCCCAGCTCGTCTCCAGGCTGAAGGACATGATGGGGGTCGATCCGCTGCTGGAGCGTCTGGAGCTGGAGCAGGAGGCCCTGGAAATCCTGGGCCAAGCGCTCAAACCCGAGTTCCTCAACCGCATCGACGAAGTGCTGGTCTTCCGGACGCTGGACCGCGCGACCCAGCGCCGGATCGTGGACATCCAGCTGGAGCGGATCATCACCCGGATGGCCGCGCGGCAGATCCGGCTTAGCGTCAGCTCCGCAGCCGTGGAGCGGCTAGCGGAGGCCGGCTTCGACGCCGTCTACGGCGCCCGGCCCATGAAGCGCCTGCTGCAGCGCGAGGTGGTGGATCCCGTCGCCAGCCTGGCCATCGCCGGCGAGTTGGAACACGCGCTGCGGCTGGACTGGCGCGGCGGGGCCTTCGTGGTGGAGGCCGACCCGGCCTAAGCACGTCTCGTCATCCCCCGGCTCGACCGGGGGATCCCCTGCCCAGGAAGTGCTCAAGCCCGCCAGACTGCTAGCCCGCTCTTTCCGAACTTGCGCCATGCAGCCGCTATTCCTGATCAGCGACATCCACGCCGGCATCCGCCACGACGCCGACGACCCG encodes:
- a CDS encoding DUF5698 domain-containing protein, yielding MEFLADLPSWQLGLLIFCLRIVDVSMGTVRTLAVVAGHIRISVVLGFLEVLIWVFAISQVIQTVAESPFVLLMYAGGFATGNAVGILVERRLAMGKRVVRLISQSRGSEIAAALRESGQPVTTFRGEGRDGERLMIYFLCERKGLPEIIAKAKDLDPELFYVIEPVSESRALPNLPLPRATGWRAWMKQK
- a CDS encoding AAA family ATPase; amino-acid sequence: MLSLDRLTHRTQQSLEQAVRLAEGLGHQQVEGDHFLRVLAEDPESVLTTALKKLGLPVQGVLAALDERVARHPRVSGAGQVHLSRPFVQLLGEAKLQADKLGDEYVAAEHILLAQLEEAGRSRADHGAGWLRGRGLDENTLLKLLKEIRGHQSVNDPDAETRYQALERFAVDLVEQARKGRLDPVIGRDEEIRRVLQVLSRRTKNNPVLIGEPGVGKTAIVEGLALRIKDGDVPEPMKSQRILALDMGALVAGAKFRGEFEDRLKAVLKEVTHSEGRIILFIDELHTVIGAGAAEGSMDAANLLKPLLARGELRCIGATTTAEYRKHIEKDAALERRFQPVQVGEPDAESTISILRGLKERYELHHGIRIKDAALVAAAELSARYIPDRFLPDKAIDLVDEAASRLRIQIDSLPEELDEYERRLRQLEVESRALRLEDDPPSRERLVGVEKELADIRAVSAGLRSQWQQEKKLIQRLRATKEEIERTRHELDEAERKGDFDLAARLTHGTLRQLELERAAREKELDETRQPHAILREEVGAEDIAEVVSRWTGIPVTRLVEGERERLLHLEDRLRLRVVGQDHALEAVAAAIRRSRSGLSDPNRPLGSFLFLGSTGVGKTELAKALADALFNDERTLLRFDMSEYMEKHSVSRLIGAPPGYVGHEEGGQLTEALRRHPWSVLLFDEIEKAHPDVLNLLLQLLDDGRLTDSKGRVVRGRDCVVILTTNLGSAQLVSRLKDMMGVDPLLERLELEQEALEILGQALKPEFLNRIDEVLVFRTLDRATQRRIVDIQLERIITRMAARQIRLSVSSAAVERLAEAGFDAVYGARPMKRLLQREVVDPVASLAIAGELEHALRLDWRGGAFVVEADPA